From one Acidobacteriota bacterium genomic stretch:
- a CDS encoding ribonuclease H-like domain-containing protein — MEYWDGQMDLFDANPQREVPVGQKVVVFDLETQRSFADVGGRSQFHKLGVSVGVAYRYDRDEYLVVTEDNVSDLVSLLLASNLVVGYNIRGFDYEVLRAYTDEDLQSLPTLDLMFDLEERLGFRPKLDSVVSATLNEGKIADGLQALEWWNRGEIDKIIEYCREDVRVTRDLYDFGKRNRWVLVSRFGGNPRKVEVEW; from the coding sequence TTGGAATATTGGGACGGCCAGATGGACCTTTTCGATGCGAATCCGCAGCGCGAAGTGCCGGTTGGCCAAAAGGTCGTGGTTTTCGATTTGGAGACCCAGCGTTCGTTTGCCGACGTCGGCGGTCGCAGCCAGTTCCACAAGCTGGGAGTCTCGGTCGGAGTCGCCTACCGATATGACCGGGACGAGTACCTGGTCGTCACCGAGGACAACGTGAGCGACCTCGTGTCCCTCCTTCTCGCTTCCAACCTGGTCGTCGGATACAACATCCGCGGTTTCGATTATGAGGTCCTGCGCGCCTACACTGACGAGGACCTCCAGAGCCTCCCAACCCTGGACCTCATGTTCGACCTCGAAGAACGCCTCGGTTTTCGCCCGAAGCTCGACAGTGTGGTGTCGGCGACTCTGAACGAGGGCAAAATCGCCGATGGACTGCAGGCACTCGAGTGGTGGAATCGAGGCGAGATCGACAAAATCATCGAGTACTGCAGGGAGGACGTTCGTGTCACCAGGGATCTCTACGATTTCGGCAAGCGAAATCGCTGGGTGCTGGTGTCGCGGTTCGGCGGGAATCCGAGAAAGGTCGAGGTCGAGTGGTAA
- a CDS encoding segregation/condensation protein A codes for MKAIVEAVPNAPPVELTVFSGPLDLLLHLIRKNEVSIYDIPIVNICDQYHEHLRGMQELDLDVAGDFLWMASWLLHLKSKMLLPQASEGEADPREELVERLLAYRGVKELASYLHDTDLVRRCMWPTDLETRLDTEAESELDWEDVDLRLLAQTYLEVMQRFEASHPPPLEVLPLRYTVEEKMTDIYRRVTADGMVPLLRHLNSRSDPEEVVAVIVATLELVRLRGVFAEQRKAFAEIYLRPGDRKLGEEELLKRGEAAE; via the coding sequence ATGAAGGCGATTGTCGAAGCCGTCCCTAACGCGCCCCCGGTGGAGCTAACTGTCTTTTCGGGTCCCCTGGACCTGTTGCTGCATCTGATTCGAAAGAACGAAGTGTCGATCTACGACATACCGATCGTCAACATTTGCGATCAGTACCACGAACACCTGAGGGGGATGCAGGAGCTCGATCTCGATGTCGCCGGTGATTTCCTGTGGATGGCTTCGTGGCTCTTACATCTGAAATCGAAGATGCTGCTTCCCCAGGCTTCCGAGGGGGAGGCTGATCCCCGCGAAGAGCTGGTCGAAAGACTTCTCGCCTACCGGGGGGTCAAGGAGCTCGCGTCGTATCTTCACGACACCGACTTGGTGCGGCGCTGCATGTGGCCTACCGACCTGGAGACTCGCCTCGATACGGAGGCCGAATCCGAGCTCGACTGGGAAGATGTCGATCTCCGGTTGCTCGCTCAGACGTATCTGGAGGTGATGCAGCGTTTCGAAGCATCCCATCCTCCGCCGCTCGAGGTGCTGCCCTTGCGCTACACCGTCGAAGAAAAAATGACCGATATTTACCGGAGAGTCACCGCCGATGGAATGGTGCCGCTGCTGCGCCACCTGAACTCCAGATCGGATCCCGAAGAAGTCGTTGCGGTGATCGTCGCAACGCTCGAGCTGGTGCGTCTCCGGGGTGTTTTTGCGGAGCAGCGGAAGGCGTTTGCTGAAATTTATCTCCGGCCCGGAGACCGAAAGCTCGGCGAAGAGGAGCTGCTTAAAAGGGGAGAGGCCGCTGAATAG
- the scpB gene encoding SMC-Scp complex subunit ScpB, translated as MFLRSSGRRLLKFISGPETESSAKRSCLKGERPLNREDLTAAIEAILLTARGPVAVSALVEALDDRDVTSALVEDAIEAMASSWDTPERGVRIEKVGGGWRCFTPPGLDSFLRNYHGIAARQRLSQAALEVLAIVAHRQPVTLPEINFLRGTNSASVVRTLLERKLLRMAGRKKVVGKPFLYRTSKEFLVHFGLDRPEDLPDPEEILKDEVGVAG; from the coding sequence GTGTTTTTGCGGAGCAGCGGAAGGCGTTTGCTGAAATTTATCTCCGGCCCGGAGACCGAAAGCTCGGCGAAGAGGAGCTGCTTAAAAGGGGAGAGGCCGCTGAATAGGGAGGATCTGACCGCCGCCATCGAGGCGATCCTCCTGACTGCCCGTGGGCCGGTGGCGGTTTCTGCTTTGGTTGAAGCCCTCGACGATCGCGACGTCACGAGTGCACTGGTCGAGGATGCGATTGAAGCCATGGCGTCGTCCTGGGATACTCCGGAGCGAGGAGTTCGCATTGAAAAGGTGGGCGGCGGTTGGCGTTGTTTCACTCCGCCGGGACTCGACTCCTTTCTCCGCAATTACCATGGCATCGCAGCACGCCAGCGCCTTTCGCAGGCGGCCCTCGAGGTTCTCGCGATCGTTGCCCATCGGCAACCGGTGACCCTTCCCGAGATCAACTTTCTCCGCGGCACCAACTCCGCGAGTGTCGTCAGGACCCTCCTCGAACGAAAACTCCTGCGAATGGCGGGCCGCAAGAAAGTCGTGGGGAAGCCGTTCCTGTACCGGACCTCGAAAGAATTCCTCGTGCACTTCGGGCTCGATCGACCTGAGGACCTGCCCGATCCCGAGGAGATTCTCAAGGACGAGGTCGGCGTGGCCGGGTAA
- a CDS encoding acyl-CoA thioesterase: MDDSRTQPKSRVLMMPRDTNPAGTIFGGVILSYIDQAGAEEARCQGAKRVVTVAIKEVVFLEPVFVGDLVSFFTEPVRRGRTSITVRVRVAAARHFDRGEVVQVTEAEITYVNIDADHRPTPLDTVADPSND; encoded by the coding sequence ATGGATGACAGCCGGACTCAACCGAAGAGCCGCGTTTTGATGATGCCACGAGATACGAATCCGGCCGGCACGATCTTCGGCGGCGTGATCCTTTCCTACATCGACCAGGCTGGAGCCGAGGAAGCGCGCTGCCAGGGCGCAAAGCGGGTGGTGACGGTTGCGATCAAGGAAGTTGTGTTCCTCGAGCCGGTGTTCGTCGGAGATCTCGTATCATTCTTTACCGAGCCGGTGCGACGCGGACGGACTTCGATCACGGTTCGCGTGCGGGTCGCGGCGGCTCGCCACTTCGATCGCGGCGAGGTCGTCCAGGTCACGGAAGCTGAGATCACCTACGTGAACATCGATGCTGACCACCGCCCGACGCCGCTCGACACCGTGGCTGATCCTTCGAATGACTGA
- a CDS encoding beta-lactamase family protein, whose protein sequence is MTEAASDVERLLQRSVRAGIAPSAVAEWGRVGHGTSWAVTGAAQVLPERSAVNSETWFDLASLTKPLATLTLTLLAFRTHDLTPESRLGEVLDEFRGCEIGGLPIKSILTHTSGLPAWLPLYCLADGNPKVLLSRLAAVGLEKRPGAEVVYSCIGFVILGMVLARHADMALDRLFHQQVAVPLGLQDDLGFMSAVETHSLCGGATEPTTEKRLVTEQGWDSTLVPAWSPGQPDDGNARFLGGAAGNAGLFGTARGVRLLAGEYLPAGGSLLTGDEARRATRLYTEGLAQERGWGWQLGGTTGASSGPALSTDAFGHNGFTGVSVWCEPDDGRVFVLLTNRNHPSQRENDLHPLRRRFHTLAVSDIARITGLSNTEKGQLRPSGAYCGEAVECEEKGENHRRPGAKRRR, encoded by the coding sequence ATGACTGAAGCCGCTTCGGACGTCGAAAGGCTGTTGCAGAGGTCGGTTCGGGCCGGCATCGCGCCAAGTGCGGTAGCCGAGTGGGGGAGGGTGGGTCACGGCACCTCGTGGGCGGTGACGGGCGCGGCGCAGGTCCTCCCCGAGCGATCGGCTGTCAACTCGGAAACCTGGTTTGATCTCGCCTCGCTGACCAAACCGCTGGCAACCTTGACCCTCACCCTGCTGGCATTTCGAACGCATGACCTCACGCCGGAATCCCGGCTTGGCGAGGTGCTCGACGAATTCAGGGGCTGTGAGATCGGCGGGCTGCCGATCAAGAGCATTCTTACGCATACTTCCGGCCTGCCGGCCTGGCTTCCGCTCTACTGTCTGGCTGACGGCAACCCGAAGGTCCTACTCTCGCGCCTGGCAGCGGTCGGGCTCGAGAAACGTCCGGGAGCTGAAGTCGTCTACTCGTGCATCGGGTTCGTGATTCTGGGTATGGTGCTGGCACGCCATGCCGACATGGCGCTGGATCGCCTCTTTCATCAACAGGTTGCCGTGCCGCTTGGTCTGCAGGATGATCTGGGTTTTATGTCTGCGGTTGAGACGCATTCTCTATGTGGTGGAGCGACTGAGCCAACCACCGAAAAGCGCCTGGTCACCGAGCAGGGCTGGGATTCAACATTGGTCCCAGCCTGGTCGCCCGGACAACCAGACGACGGCAACGCCAGGTTTCTCGGGGGTGCAGCGGGAAACGCCGGACTTTTCGGGACTGCCCGGGGGGTACGTTTGTTGGCGGGGGAGTACCTGCCCGCCGGTGGCTCGCTTTTGACGGGAGATGAGGCTCGGCGGGCAACCAGGCTCTACACGGAGGGCCTCGCTCAGGAACGAGGGTGGGGCTGGCAGCTGGGAGGTACGACAGGCGCGTCCAGCGGACCCGCCCTGTCAACGGACGCCTTCGGACACAACGGTTTTACCGGCGTATCTGTGTGGTGTGAACCCGATGATGGGAGAGTCTTCGTTCTCCTCACCAACCGAAATCACCCATCTCAAAGAGAGAATGACCTCCATCCGTTGCGGCGACGTTTCCATACACTCGCGGTATCCGACATCGCAAGAATAACCGGGCTGAGCAACACCGAAAAAGGGCAACTCCGGCCCTCAGGTGCGTATTGTGGTGAGGCGGTTGAGTGCGAAGAGAAGGGCGAGAATCACCGGCGCCCAGGCGCCAAGCGCCGGCGGTAG
- a CDS encoding LptF/LptG family permease gives MKLLKTIDRMVILEVIPPTFLGFMTYTFLVVMRGIFNLIEQILVRGVAVRDAFQVLLITLPHIVVLTIPLSFLFGVLLAAGRMNDDNEIVAMQAGGIPARRLLRPIVGLGVLLALLNGYLYLVVIPGSGRALRELKVRLFVEAKNLGRIEPRVFHEQLPNILLYLRDADTDTGEWRDVLFFDSSDPGEERLTLAQRGRMLTAGVDARATTGEMADVEQWIRLEDVVTHQFSKTDPETYRINRTRSQLFRPELGGGGTLRFRLGMSERETGELVRFLRGGELSVREGTESSFDDGDVEVERRHAAVELNKRLAIPFACVVFAFLALPLGVGSRSGGRGRGFVISIGVVLAYYFLSNQGEMMAMEGKVPPWLGIWLPNIVLMAIALFLMTKMDRWLGEREKAEGPISRIVTWVRDLGSSSENEGGRRLAPPATGSMPVRVQRRRYATRFPALLDRYLTRRLVPPILLVLLSTVLLYIVADLTGNIEDMAKNDVPANVIFGYYANLVPQVFLDVTPFALMIAVLILLTLLERNQELTALKAGGISLYRLTVPVLLVAAFAAAGLWILGEAVVPNANREAQRLLDQIKGRETTRTYRASDRQWLLSREGNTFYNFLRYDQPSNTLIRFTMFRIDEDMQLRFYLFSRRVRYIDGSWIADSGWFRQIFPDGTDEFKRITAPIKLEIPEGPDYFGQEYRRPSEMSIRELGSYINELIESGYRPNNLIVRWHLKFAYPLSAIVMVLLALPYGLSRGGRRVSTMQGIAVALTLGIAYFMLTALFARLGDVEVLPPALGAWAPVILALLFALNRLTTIRT, from the coding sequence GTGAAGTTGCTCAAAACGATCGACCGGATGGTCATTCTGGAGGTCATTCCTCCAACGTTTCTGGGATTCATGACCTACACCTTTCTGGTCGTGATGCGCGGGATATTCAACCTGATCGAACAGATACTCGTTCGTGGTGTGGCGGTGCGCGACGCGTTTCAGGTTCTGTTGATCACGCTTCCCCACATCGTGGTGCTGACGATTCCGCTCAGTTTCCTGTTTGGCGTGCTTCTCGCGGCCGGACGGATGAATGATGACAACGAGATCGTCGCGATGCAGGCGGGAGGGATTCCCGCGCGGCGTCTCTTGCGTCCGATTGTTGGCTTGGGTGTGCTGCTCGCTCTGCTGAATGGATATCTGTACCTCGTAGTGATTCCCGGGTCCGGGCGTGCACTTCGTGAGTTAAAGGTCAGGCTCTTCGTCGAGGCCAAGAACCTCGGGCGTATCGAACCGCGCGTTTTCCACGAACAGTTGCCGAACATCCTGCTCTATCTGAGAGACGCCGATACCGATACCGGTGAATGGCGAGACGTTTTGTTCTTCGATAGCTCCGATCCCGGTGAGGAAAGATTGACCCTCGCGCAACGGGGACGAATGTTGACCGCGGGAGTCGATGCCAGGGCCACGACTGGAGAAATGGCTGATGTTGAACAGTGGATCCGTCTGGAGGACGTGGTGACCCACCAGTTCTCGAAAACGGATCCAGAGACCTATCGGATCAATCGTACGCGGTCGCAACTTTTCAGGCCCGAGTTGGGCGGAGGCGGAACCCTCCGATTCAGACTCGGCATGAGCGAGCGGGAGACCGGCGAGCTCGTGAGGTTCCTTCGAGGCGGTGAATTGAGTGTGCGCGAAGGAACCGAATCCTCGTTTGACGACGGTGATGTGGAAGTGGAACGGCGACACGCAGCGGTCGAACTGAACAAACGCCTGGCAATACCTTTTGCCTGCGTCGTATTTGCGTTTCTCGCTCTTCCGCTCGGGGTCGGATCGCGGTCAGGTGGGCGTGGCCGCGGCTTCGTTATCTCTATCGGAGTCGTCCTCGCCTATTATTTTCTCAGTAACCAGGGAGAAATGATGGCGATGGAGGGGAAGGTCCCTCCATGGCTGGGAATCTGGCTTCCGAACATTGTCCTGATGGCCATCGCCTTGTTCCTGATGACCAAAATGGATCGGTGGCTGGGTGAACGCGAAAAGGCGGAAGGCCCGATTTCCCGTATCGTTACGTGGGTCAGAGACTTGGGATCCTCCTCGGAGAACGAAGGTGGGCGGCGCTTGGCGCCGCCGGCTACCGGAAGCATGCCGGTGCGGGTCCAGAGGAGACGCTACGCTACACGATTCCCTGCACTCCTCGATCGTTACCTGACCCGGCGTCTCGTACCGCCCATTCTCCTCGTTCTGTTGAGCACCGTCTTGCTCTATATCGTTGCAGACCTCACCGGAAACATCGAGGATATGGCGAAAAACGACGTGCCCGCAAACGTGATTTTCGGTTATTACGCCAACCTCGTTCCTCAGGTCTTCCTCGACGTCACGCCATTTGCCCTGATGATCGCAGTCTTGATCCTCCTCACCCTCCTCGAGCGCAACCAGGAACTGACCGCACTCAAGGCGGGTGGCATATCTCTCTATCGCCTGACGGTGCCCGTCCTGCTGGTGGCGGCATTCGCGGCGGCTGGGCTGTGGATCTTGGGAGAAGCGGTCGTACCGAACGCCAACCGTGAGGCTCAACGACTCCTCGACCAGATCAAGGGCCGGGAGACCACTCGAACCTACCGCGCGAGTGATCGGCAGTGGCTGCTGTCGCGGGAGGGCAACACTTTTTACAATTTCCTTCGCTACGACCAGCCATCCAACACCCTGATCCGATTCACGATGTTCCGAATCGACGAAGACATGCAGTTGCGGTTCTACCTGTTCAGCCGCCGTGTTCGTTATATCGATGGATCGTGGATCGCTGATTCAGGCTGGTTTCGGCAGATCTTTCCTGACGGAACTGACGAATTCAAGCGAATCACCGCGCCGATCAAGCTCGAGATACCGGAGGGCCCCGACTACTTCGGTCAGGAGTACCGACGTCCATCTGAGATGTCGATTCGCGAGCTAGGGTCCTACATCAACGAACTGATCGAATCCGGTTATCGCCCGAACAACCTGATCGTTCGCTGGCATCTGAAGTTTGCCTATCCCCTGTCTGCGATCGTCATGGTGCTGCTCGCCCTCCCCTATGGCCTCAGTCGGGGAGGTCGGCGGGTCTCGACCATGCAGGGAATCGCCGTAGCACTCACCCTGGGCATTGCTTACTTCATGCTGACTGCCTTGTTTGCCAGACTGGGTGATGTCGAGGTACTACCGCCGGCGCTTGGCGCCTGGGCGCCGGTGATTCTCGCCCTTCTCTTCGCACTCAACCGCCTCACCACAATACGCACCTGA
- a CDS encoding ParB/RepB/Spo0J family partition protein: MGEGIGRMVRITSISSNQDQPRTNLGDLDDLRSSIDAHGVLEPLLVRQLDDGRYELVSGERRFHAAMAVGLSEVPCIELTVNDQQALEIALIENLQRKDLTAFEEADGYRTLIQKYDYTHQQVAEAVSRSRITVSETLRLLAIPEPIRDLCRHADITAKGMLLEIAKAPSEEAMKQLVQEIVQDRLDRAAVRDRRAALADGAVTSEDQPPRPIPQKPFTLRFRHPERSFSLSLSFQTESEPEPRQVIEALREVIREIESSLENEPT, from the coding sequence ATGGGGGAGGGTATTGGTCGAATGGTGCGAATCACGTCCATCTCCAGCAACCAGGACCAACCGCGTACCAATCTCGGCGATCTCGACGATCTTCGATCTTCGATCGACGCGCATGGCGTGCTCGAACCGCTGCTCGTCCGCCAACTGGACGATGGGCGCTACGAACTCGTTTCCGGTGAACGCCGGTTCCACGCAGCCATGGCCGTCGGCCTCTCCGAGGTGCCGTGCATCGAACTCACCGTCAATGATCAACAAGCTCTCGAAATCGCCCTCATCGAAAACCTCCAACGCAAGGACCTTACCGCTTTCGAGGAGGCCGATGGCTATCGTACCCTCATCCAAAAATACGATTACACCCATCAACAGGTAGCGGAAGCCGTCTCCCGATCCCGAATTACCGTGTCCGAGACCTTACGCCTGCTCGCCATCCCGGAGCCGATCCGCGACCTATGTCGGCATGCCGACATCACCGCCAAGGGCATGCTCCTGGAAATCGCCAAGGCCCCTAGCGAAGAAGCCATGAAGCAGCTCGTCCAAGAGATCGTCCAGGATCGGCTCGATCGCGCCGCCGTCCGAGACCGCCGTGCAGCGCTTGCAGACGGTGCAGTCACATCCGAAGACCAGCCCCCGCGACCAATTCCCCAAAAACCTTTCACACTCCGTTTCCGCCATCCCGAGCGTTCCTTTTCGTTATCGCTTTCATTCCAAACCGAATCGGAGCCCGAGCCTCGCCAGGTGATAGAAGCCCTCCGTGAAGTGATTCGAGAAATCGAATCGAGCCTCGAAAACGAGCCGACCTGA
- a CDS encoding AAA family ATPase, giving the protein MKIAITNQKGGVGKTTTAINLAAGLAQKGQRTLLVDLDPQANSTLSNVDLDAINGNMYDVLCGAIPMKDVIIPGPRENLWVAPSRIAMAKLEVRMVGELDAPYRLKDAINSVRRRFDAIIIDTPPTLGLLTVNALVAASHVLIPIQASYFALEGTDDLLETVDKIKARPNTQLRMLGVLITMFDRRTILSKQVREEIIGVFGDLVFDTFIAKSVRLEESPAHRTSIFDHAPSSSGAYEYYRLCEEVLERVGSK; this is encoded by the coding sequence ATGAAGATTGCCATCACCAATCAAAAAGGCGGCGTCGGAAAAACCACGACCGCCATCAACCTCGCCGCCGGTCTGGCGCAGAAAGGCCAACGTACTCTCCTGGTCGACCTCGACCCCCAAGCCAATTCCACCTTGTCGAATGTTGATCTCGACGCCATCAACGGCAACATGTACGACGTTCTCTGCGGCGCGATCCCGATGAAAGACGTCATTATTCCGGGCCCTCGTGAAAATCTCTGGGTCGCCCCTTCGCGCATTGCCATGGCAAAGCTCGAGGTGAGAATGGTTGGCGAGCTGGATGCTCCGTACCGCCTCAAGGACGCGATCAACTCCGTACGGCGACGCTTCGACGCGATCATCATCGACACGCCACCCACCCTTGGCCTTCTGACGGTCAACGCTCTGGTCGCGGCCTCTCATGTCCTGATACCGATCCAGGCATCCTATTTCGCCCTCGAAGGCACCGACGACCTTCTCGAGACGGTCGACAAGATCAAGGCCCGGCCCAACACCCAACTGCGGATGCTCGGCGTATTGATAACCATGTTCGACCGCCGTACCATCCTCTCCAAGCAGGTCCGCGAAGAAATCATAGGCGTTTTCGGCGATCTGGTTTTCGATACCTTCATCGCCAAAAGCGTGCGTCTCGAGGAGTCCCCGGCCCACCGGACAAGTATTTTCGACCACGCGCCCTCTTCCAGCGGCGCCTACGAATACTATCGACTCTGTGAGGAGGTGTTGGAACGTGTCGGGTCAAAGTAA
- a CDS encoding bifunctional nuclease family protein — protein sequence MSDVRDSSSAVPMTVRGLIMDPATNSPVVILENPGGDSFLPIWIGVCEANSIALELEGVETPRPMTHDLIQSLLATVGCSVDHIFIHSLDDSVFIASIQLRNTTSDTFQVDSRPSDAIALALRAKVDILVDSSVLERAVVTESTSEEALLSILERLRPEDMGEYEM from the coding sequence ATGAGCGATGTCAGAGATTCCTCGTCCGCGGTCCCGATGACAGTTCGGGGCCTGATCATGGATCCCGCCACCAACAGCCCGGTGGTCATCCTCGAAAACCCGGGTGGCGATTCGTTCCTGCCCATCTGGATCGGTGTCTGCGAGGCGAATTCCATTGCTCTCGAACTCGAAGGAGTCGAGACGCCGCGCCCGATGACGCACGACCTCATCCAAAGCCTGCTCGCGACTGTCGGATGCTCGGTCGATCACATCTTTATCCACTCGCTCGATGACAGCGTATTCATAGCTTCCATACAGCTCAGAAACACAACATCGGATACGTTTCAGGTGGATTCAAGGCCTTCCGACGCGATCGCCCTGGCGCTCCGGGCGAAGGTCGATATCCTTGTCGATTCTTCGGTGCTCGAACGCGCTGTCGTGACGGAATCCACCTCCGAGGAGGCTCTCCTATCGATCCTCGAACGGCTGCGGCCCGAAGATATGGGCGAGTACGAGATGTGA
- the miaB gene encoding tRNA (N6-isopentenyl adenosine(37)-C2)-methylthiotransferase MiaB, whose product MRSFFIETWGCQMNQHDSELIEGQLRANGMGPASSATEADLVILNTCSVRERPVRKISSRIGVLGNAPDPPIIGVCGCVAEQEGARLLQQSARVGFVLGPGQIGRLGEAIRGVRQGTRPVLVGFDAENDHNFRTIFRKSSTRGMITVIEGCNEFCTFCVVPHTRGREASRPLNAVLDEVHVVAATGVREVELLGQTINAYRCPESGADFAELLAKVAGVPELARVRYITSHPRHFDRRLINVLATHRKVSRYLHIPFQAGANEILARMHRRYTREEYLDLIARLRNAVPDINLSTDVIVGFPGESEEDFGKTLELLEEVRFGQVFAFPFSPRPKTPAARYEGQVEEAIKKDRLHRLFELTDRISKELNRELIGRAIPVLIDGDSRRNPDHWQGRGEDNRVVNFAKTGREGVGEIVDVQITRASAHSLFGEREQTGGRLPVIGAA is encoded by the coding sequence ATGAGATCCTTTTTCATTGAGACGTGGGGTTGCCAGATGAATCAGCACGACAGCGAGCTGATTGAAGGTCAACTCCGCGCAAACGGCATGGGACCCGCGTCTTCAGCAACCGAAGCAGATCTTGTAATCCTCAATACGTGCTCCGTTCGCGAGCGCCCTGTACGGAAGATCTCGAGTCGGATCGGGGTCCTGGGTAATGCACCGGATCCGCCCATCATAGGTGTATGCGGTTGCGTTGCCGAGCAGGAGGGTGCAAGGCTGTTACAACAGTCGGCTCGTGTAGGCTTCGTGCTCGGGCCTGGGCAGATCGGCAGGTTGGGAGAGGCCATTCGCGGCGTGCGACAGGGAACGAGGCCGGTGCTCGTCGGATTCGATGCCGAAAATGACCACAACTTCCGCACCATTTTTCGCAAGAGTTCGACCCGCGGCATGATCACGGTCATCGAGGGCTGCAACGAGTTCTGCACCTTCTGCGTGGTTCCCCATACGCGCGGTCGTGAAGCGAGCCGTCCACTGAACGCGGTGCTCGATGAGGTTCATGTCGTTGCCGCAACTGGGGTTCGGGAGGTCGAGCTCCTCGGTCAGACTATCAACGCCTACCGGTGCCCGGAGAGCGGTGCGGACTTCGCAGAACTGTTGGCGAAGGTGGCCGGTGTGCCTGAATTGGCACGGGTTCGGTATATCACCTCCCACCCACGGCACTTCGACCGACGTTTGATCAATGTCCTGGCCACCCACCGAAAGGTTTCGCGGTACCTCCATATCCCTTTCCAGGCTGGCGCCAACGAGATCCTCGCTCGCATGCACCGGCGCTACACCCGTGAGGAGTACCTGGACCTCATCGCGCGGCTGCGGAACGCGGTACCGGATATCAACCTCTCGACCGACGTTATCGTCGGTTTTCCGGGGGAATCCGAGGAGGATTTTGGGAAGACCTTGGAGCTCCTAGAAGAGGTCCGCTTCGGGCAGGTGTTCGCCTTCCCGTTCTCGCCACGACCGAAAACGCCAGCGGCTCGTTACGAGGGGCAGGTCGAGGAAGCGATCAAGAAGGATCGCCTCCATCGCCTCTTCGAGCTTACCGACCGGATATCCAAGGAGCTGAATCGAGAACTCATCGGCCGAGCCATTCCGGTCCTGATCGACGGTGACAGCCGCAGGAACCCCGACCACTGGCAGGGGAGGGGTGAGGACAACCGGGTTGTGAACTTCGCCAAGACCGGGCGAGAAGGGGTGGGTGAAATCGTCGATGTCCAGATTACACGCGCGAGCGCCCATTCGCTTTTTGGCGAACGCGAGCAGACCGGCGGAAGGCTGCCAGTGATCGGCGCCGCTTGA
- a CDS encoding cupin domain-containing protein gives MKTARQVEKPWGHEEIFAETEDYVGKILFIQRGEALSLQYHETKVETLRVLDGELELVTGPDIDHLETHRLEEGTVFHIPPGTLHRMVAISDCRLLEVSTNDLDDVVRLEDRYGREGTNAP, from the coding sequence ATCAAAACCGCACGTCAGGTCGAGAAGCCGTGGGGACATGAAGAGATCTTTGCAGAAACGGAAGACTACGTCGGCAAGATCCTCTTCATTCAGCGGGGGGAGGCTCTGAGCCTTCAGTACCATGAAACCAAGGTGGAGACCCTGAGGGTCCTTGACGGCGAGCTCGAGCTCGTCACCGGACCGGACATCGACCACCTCGAAACGCACCGTCTCGAAGAGGGTACGGTTTTCCACATCCCTCCGGGGACACTTCATCGGATGGTTGCGATTTCCGACTGCCGCCTGCTCGAGGTGTCGACCAATGACCTCGACGACGTGGTCAGGCTCGAGGATCGATACGGACGCGAGGGAACCAACGCACCGTGA